In Notolabrus celidotus isolate fNotCel1 chromosome 22, fNotCel1.pri, whole genome shotgun sequence, one genomic interval encodes:
- the LOC117806277 gene encoding glutathione-specific gamma-glutamylcyclotransferase 1-like produces the protein MKPKDIMKEKSSLWIFGYGSLVWKPDFAYKRSIIGYINGYKRRFWHGDDFYRGDKEKLGRVVTLVEDQEACTWGVAYEVTDSQIEQSLQYLNMREVVLGGYITQMVEFIPKEKHHAPLLSLVYIATSDNPIYLGPASDMEIAAQIAISRGNTGNNIEYLVRLAEFMRLYCPGVEDEHLFSIEAAVLNIFDDCGGIKPPEHMTLLLGAS, from the exons ATGAAGCCTAAGGACATCATGAAGGAAAAGAGCAGCCTGTGGATATTTGGATATGGCTCCTTGGTTTGGAAACCTGACTTTGCATACAAGAGAAGCATAATCGGCTACATCAACGGATACAAAAGGCGCTTCTGGCATGGAGATGATTTTTACCGAGGGGACAAGGAAAAG cttgGCAGAGTGGTAACACTTGTGGAGGATCAGGAG GCTTGCACATGGGGAGTGGCCTATGAAGTGACTGACTCCCAGATAGAACAGTCTCTCCAGTACCTGAACATGAGGGAGGTTGTGCTGGGGGGTTATATAACACAGATGGTTGAGTTCATCCCTAAAGAGAAACATCACGCTCCTCTACTGTCCCTCGTCTACATCGCTACTTCTGACAACCCCATCTACCTTGGCCCGGCCTCTGACATGGAGATTGCCGCCCAAATCGCCATCAGCCGGGGTAACACGGGCAACAACATCGAATACCTGGTCCGCCTGGCCGAGTTCATGAGGCTATACTGTCCTGGGGTGGAGGATGAGCACCTGTTCTCCATCGAGGCCGctgttctgaacatttttgatgactGTGGGGGGATCAAACCCCCAGAACACATGACACTGCTGCTGGGAGCCTCATGA